The proteins below come from a single Vidua chalybeata isolate OUT-0048 chromosome 1, bVidCha1 merged haplotype, whole genome shotgun sequence genomic window:
- the LOC128795658 gene encoding basic proline-rich protein-like yields MEPEPLQGQESARTLPIILTTGTPPPTLPSFPRGKRRQASEQPRGRGRRRTPHKVHRGQLSADTTSGVHTHKDLQNANKSEPVASSHSPNRRVRHSPGRAPPGAAPEAAGNRGGGERRNRPLYPPGSAPEQSGEARKPPGLCRGPRRCRAPGAPLGGEAVPAAGVAPPAAAGGGGLGLWVHPFPVPSPAPRGHGSHGPSPGLRGPRRLSPVEPRRCRAAAITRAKTRPPSRHPPPQRGNAAAAGVCERKESGGEWGAKRWPRVRETAGPGSDGAEAGLHHTLPGLASHASPRLPRALQARAERWKRRFSPERPSPHPTSSRPGPGAGCNSARGRGGPAAASQPKFDRGRSGPSLVAEGKCGAYPALIHENSSYHEVQLGEMTDNVFENRCLP; encoded by the exons ATGGAGCCTGAGCCACTTCAAG GTCAGGAAAGCGCACGGACGCTCCCCATCATCCTCACCACGGGCACTCCCCCACCTACACTTCCATCCTTTCCCCGAGGAAAAAGGAGACAGGCCTCTGAGCAGCCCCGAGGGAGGGGGCGAAGGCGAACACCCCACAAAGTGCACCGAGGGCAGTTATCTGCAGACACGACTTCGGgggtgcacacacacaaagatcTCCAGAACGCAAACAAAAGCGAGCCCGTCGCCAGTTCGCATTCCCCGAACCGCCGAGTCCGGCACAGCCCCGGGAGGGCCcctcccggcgctgccccggaGGCCGCGGGGAACCGGGGTGGGGGAGAGCGGAGAAATCGCCCCCTTTAccccccaggctctgccccagaGCAATCGGGAGAGGCGAGGAAGcccccggggctgtgccgggggCCAAGGCGATGCCGGGCCCCCGGTGCCCCGCTGGGCGGCGAGGCCGTCCCGGCCGCGGGAGTGGCACCGCCCGCAGCCGCCGGCGGAGGAGGGCTGGGGCTCTGGGTTCACCCTTTCCCcgtcccctcccctgccccccgCGGGCACGGCAGCCATGGCCCCTCGCCCGGCCTGCGGGGGCCCCGCCGTCTCTCTCCTGTGGAGCCTCGGCGCTGTCGAGCAGCTGCCATTACTCGGGCCAAGACCCGTCCTCCAAGCAGGCATCCCCCTCCCCAGCGAGGAAatgcggcggcggcgggggtgTGTGAGCGAAAGGAAAGCGGGGGAGAGTGGGGAGCAAAGCGGTGGCCCCGCGTGCGGGAGACAGCGGGGCCGGGGAGTGACGGGGCTGAGGCCGGGCTGCACCACACCCTGCCCGGCCTCGCCTCTCACGCGAGTCCCCGGCTCCCCCGCGCCCTGCAGGCCCGCGCGGAGCGCTGGAAGCGGCGATTCTCTCCGGAGcgcccctctccccaccccaccTCCTCCCGtcccggccccggggctggcTGCAACTCGGCACGGGGGCGCGGGGgacccgccgccgcctcccAGCCGAAATTCGACCGGGGAAG GTCTGGACCCTCTCTTGTTGCAGAGGGAAAATGTGGTGCTTATCCAGCCTTGATACATGAAAATTCCTCCTATCATGAAGTCCAACTTGGAGAAATGACAGataatgtttttgaaaatagATGCTTACCTTGA